Proteins encoded together in one Caldicellulosiruptor saccharolyticus DSM 8903 window:
- a CDS encoding cupin domain-containing protein — translation MDGAKKPIFPLGTKVQNSYFIGTVWVETLVAYDKTMNCAIYNVTFEKGARNNWHRHPGGQILLITGGKGYYQEEGKVARIIKKGDVVVILPNVKHWHGAVPDSFLSHIAITTNPDKGEVEWLEPVDDEYYFQLKSEQ, via the coding sequence ATGGATGGAGCTAAAAAACCAATTTTTCCATTAGGTACTAAAGTCCAAAATAGCTATTTTATTGGAACCGTTTGGGTTGAAACATTAGTAGCTTATGATAAAACTATGAACTGTGCAATTTATAATGTTACTTTTGAGAAAGGTGCAAGGAATAATTGGCACAGGCACCCAGGTGGACAAATTTTATTGATTACTGGTGGGAAAGGGTATTATCAAGAGGAAGGAAAGGTTGCAAGGATAATAAAGAAGGGAGATGTTGTTGTAATTCTGCCAAATGTGAAACACTGGCATGGTGCAGTGCCAGATAGTTTTCTTTCTCATATTGCCATTACAACAAACCCTGATAAAGGCGAAGTAGAATGGTTAGAACCTGTTGATGATGAATACTATTTTCAACTTAAATCTGAGCAGTGA
- a CDS encoding glycosyltransferase family 4 protein, with the protein MKKKIWILNHYAIPPTMGGITRHFDYAKELVKRGYDVSIFASSFDHKQRVELLGKGEKFKIEDYSGVKFVWIKTTPYKKNDFKRVVNIFSFAKNLYFIARKFEKPDTIIASSFHPLTWVVGYRLAKGKKAEFVAEVRDLWPQSGIDLGAFKEGSLIVRLLRRLEKFIYTKAKYVITVLPKADEYIQSLGINKEKIVHIPNGCDNERFDLLKNTMPDEVKKILGEHEGYFKACYLGALGQANAMETIIEAAKYVQDEVGDKIHFLIIGDGPEKEKLQKMVKKFKLSNVFFYDPISKLSVPSLLERVDITLVSMHNLKVYRFGISLNKLFDYLCAAKPIVFAGNVANDIVKDSGAGFSCDAYDSKAFAQKIIKLYEMDEDERKRIGQKGREYVEKYHDIRKLADRLEQIINGDGNR; encoded by the coding sequence TTGAAAAAGAAAATATGGATTTTAAACCACTACGCAATTCCACCTACAATGGGCGGAATTACAAGACATTTTGACTATGCAAAGGAGCTTGTAAAAAGAGGATATGATGTAAGTATTTTTGCCTCCAGTTTTGACCATAAGCAAAGAGTTGAGCTGCTTGGGAAAGGAGAAAAATTTAAAATAGAAGACTACAGTGGTGTAAAGTTCGTTTGGATAAAAACAACCCCATACAAGAAAAACGATTTCAAAAGGGTTGTAAACATATTTTCGTTTGCTAAAAACCTCTATTTTATAGCAAGGAAATTTGAAAAACCGGATACAATTATAGCATCCTCTTTTCATCCACTTACATGGGTTGTGGGATATAGGTTGGCAAAGGGAAAAAAGGCTGAATTTGTAGCAGAAGTGCGTGACCTTTGGCCACAAAGTGGAATTGACCTTGGTGCTTTCAAGGAAGGAAGCCTGATAGTTAGACTTTTGCGAAGGCTTGAGAAGTTCATATACACAAAAGCAAAGTATGTAATAACAGTTTTGCCAAAAGCAGATGAATACATTCAGAGCCTCGGAATAAATAAAGAAAAAATTGTACATATTCCAAATGGTTGTGATAATGAGAGGTTTGACCTTCTGAAAAATACAATGCCCGATGAGGTAAAGAAGATTTTAGGTGAACATGAGGGGTATTTTAAAGCTTGCTATTTAGGTGCGCTTGGTCAAGCTAATGCAATGGAAACAATAATTGAGGCTGCAAAGTACGTGCAAGACGAAGTAGGTGACAAGATCCATTTTCTGATAATAGGAGATGGTCCTGAGAAAGAAAAACTTCAGAAGATGGTCAAAAAATTTAAACTTTCAAATGTATTTTTTTATGATCCAATATCAAAACTTTCTGTACCAAGCTTACTTGAGCGCGTTGACATAACACTTGTTTCTATGCACAATCTAAAAGTTTACAGGTTTGGGATATCTCTTAATAAACTTTTTGATTATTTGTGTGCTGCAAAGCCAATAGTGTTTGCAGGTAATGTTGCAAATGACATTGTCAAAGACTCAGGTGCGGGGTTTTCTTGTGATGCCTATGATTCAAAGGCATTTGCTCAGAAGATTATAAAACTTTACGAGATGGATGAAGATGAGAGAAAGAGGATTGGGCAAAAGGGAAGAGAGTATGTTGAAAAATATCACGACATCAGAAAACTTGCAGATAGATTAGAACAAATTATAAATGGAGATGGTAATCGATGA
- a CDS encoding DUF2281 domain-containing protein, translating into MRASKNLLLKLIEEIPESQIEEVIDFILFLKHKQDKKLLSDLASGSESSIDFWNNDIDDEVWNNV; encoded by the coding sequence GTGAGAGCAAGTAAAAATCTTTTATTAAAACTAATTGAGGAAATCCCGGAAAGTCAAATTGAAGAAGTTATAGATTTTATTTTGTTTTTAAAACACAAGCAAGATAAAAAACTACTAAGTGATTTGGCGTCGGGAAGTGAGAGTAGCATAGATTTTTGGAACAACGACATTGACGATGAGGTTTGGAACAACGTATAG
- the smpB gene encoding SsrA-binding protein SmpB, which yields MAEKNKQDDIKVIATNRKAYHDYFIEETIEAGIELKGTEVKSVRLGHVNLKDSFARVENGEVFLYNMHISPYEKGNIFNVDPMRDRKLLLHKSEINRLAGYVQQKGYTLIPLKIYLKRGKIKVELAVAKGKKLFDKREAIAKRDAELEIRKKMKEYLR from the coding sequence ATGGCTGAAAAGAATAAACAAGACGATATAAAAGTCATTGCAACAAATCGCAAAGCCTATCATGATTATTTCATTGAAGAGACAATCGAAGCAGGAATTGAGCTAAAAGGCACTGAAGTAAAGTCTGTGCGCCTTGGTCATGTAAACTTGAAAGACAGTTTTGCCAGGGTTGAAAACGGTGAGGTTTTTCTCTACAATATGCACATAAGCCCTTACGAAAAGGGCAACATCTTCAACGTAGACCCTATGAGAGACAGAAAACTCCTTCTTCACAAGTCTGAAATAAACCGCTTAGCAGGTTATGTGCAACAAAAAGGTTACACTTTAATCCCATTGAAGATTTACCTCAAAAGAGGTAAAATAAAAGTAGAGCTTGCAGTTGCAAAAGGTAAAAAACTTTTTGATAAGCGTGAAGCAATAGCAAAAAGAGATGCTGAGCTTGAGATAAGAAAGAAGATGAAGGAGTATTTAAGATAA
- a CDS encoding sugar transferase gives MRSYIKSYHKLSKFFVVVMDLLLIHAGYILAYIIKFNFTFPKRNFMPYYTLIPQITLFALVLLNIYGLYTITMKTISEIAFSMVLALMLLQFLTVVSTFFYRHFAFPRSIFIIAFFIQFLLLLGWRGLVLYVFKRVQGVKHVMVIGEKMKAQEFAQKLQNISKGWIEVKYVVEPNSIDQLIPYIKAVDTIYVYSKMDENLKSEIVRKAIEFKKHIFITPDFRDILVSRARVIQFDDVATLSIEQPELTSEQKLIKRVCDILLASVALVISFPIMILIAIAIKLDSEGPVIYKQKRVTEGEREFYVLKFRTMVKDAEKMTGPVLATENDPRITRVGRFLRATRLDELPQLINILKGEMSFIGPRPERPYFVEQFKKLYPEYSLRHNVKAGLTGLAQVYGKYATSPEDKLRLDLIYIKNYSVFLDIKILLLTLKTIFTKEAAEGVKTQKE, from the coding sequence ATGAGGTCGTATATAAAAAGCTATCATAAACTCAGTAAGTTTTTTGTCGTGGTTATGGACCTTCTGCTAATTCATGCAGGGTATATCTTGGCATATATTATAAAGTTCAATTTTACATTCCCAAAGCGAAACTTTATGCCATACTATACATTGATTCCGCAAATAACTCTATTTGCTCTTGTACTATTGAACATTTATGGTCTTTACACAATCACAATGAAAACGATAAGCGAGATAGCATTTTCGATGGTTTTAGCCCTTATGCTCTTACAATTTTTAACAGTTGTTTCTACCTTCTTTTACAGGCACTTTGCATTCCCAAGAAGTATATTTATAATTGCATTTTTTATCCAGTTTCTGCTACTCCTCGGATGGAGAGGACTTGTTTTATATGTTTTCAAAAGAGTGCAGGGTGTCAAGCATGTGATGGTGATTGGTGAAAAGATGAAAGCACAGGAGTTTGCCCAGAAGCTTCAAAATATCTCAAAAGGCTGGATTGAAGTAAAGTATGTGGTTGAACCAAATTCTATCGATCAGCTGATTCCATATATAAAGGCTGTTGACACAATCTATGTATATTCAAAGATGGATGAGAATTTAAAGAGCGAGATTGTAAGAAAAGCCATAGAATTTAAAAAGCACATTTTTATTACACCTGATTTTAGAGATATCTTAGTTTCACGTGCAAGGGTAATTCAGTTTGACGATGTTGCAACACTTTCTATCGAGCAACCAGAGCTGACATCTGAGCAAAAGTTAATTAAGAGGGTGTGTGATATTCTTCTTGCTTCAGTTGCACTGGTTATTTCTTTTCCTATAATGATTTTAATTGCAATTGCCATAAAACTTGATTCAGAAGGACCAGTAATTTACAAACAAAAAAGGGTTACAGAAGGTGAAAGAGAATTTTATGTTTTAAAATTCAGGACAATGGTAAAAGATGCAGAGAAGATGACAGGCCCTGTTCTGGCAACCGAGAACGACCCAAGGATAACAAGGGTTGGAAGGTTTTTGCGCGCAACCCGGCTTGATGAGCTTCCACAGCTTATAAATATTTTAAAAGGTGAGATGAGCTTTATAGGGCCAAGGCCAGAACGTCCTTACTTTGTTGAGCAGTTTAAAAAACTCTATCCTGAGTATTCTCTTCGCCACAATGTAAAGGCAGGGCTCACAGGACTTGCACAGGTTTATGGCAAGTATGCAACAAGCCCAGAAGATAAGCTCAGGCTTGATTTGATATATATAAAGAATTACTCTGTTTTTTTGGACATCAAGATTTTACTGTTGACCTTAAAAACAATCTTTACAAAAGAAGCAGCTGAGGGAGTAAAAACCCAAAAAGAATAG
- a CDS encoding aldo/keto reductase, with product MQYRDFGKTGMRTSLLGVGAMRLPIIGEDASQIDEEKAIEMIRFAIEHGVNYVDTAYPYHGGNSEKVVGKALQNGYREKVFLATKSPVWQVEKHEDFERFLDEQLEKLQTDHVDMYLMHALNKERWEKIKALRFFEFFEKAKAQGKIRFAGFSFHDKYPTFKEIVDGYDGWDFCQIQLNYMDVNYQVGVRGLKYPASKGLAVVIMEPLKGGKLAKLPRKVQDILKRSGKNWSAVEWSLRWLGNFPEVSVILSGMSTLEHVKENVEIMKNVTPNNLTEEDLKMIEEARKTLGSFAVINCTECGYCMPCPSAVDIPENFRLYNETVMFGDWKGGRGIYKWLEGQKTAASFCKECGECLSKCPQRLEIPSLLKKVNSELTEVK from the coding sequence ATGCAATACAGAGATTTTGGGAAAACAGGCATGAGAACATCTCTTCTTGGCGTTGGTGCGATGAGACTTCCTATCATTGGTGAAGATGCATCTCAAATAGATGAAGAAAAGGCAATAGAGATGATAAGGTTTGCCATCGAGCATGGTGTGAATTACGTTGATACTGCATATCCATATCATGGAGGGAACAGCGAAAAGGTAGTTGGAAAAGCTTTGCAAAATGGTTACAGAGAAAAGGTCTTCCTTGCAACCAAGTCTCCTGTATGGCAAGTCGAAAAACACGAAGATTTTGAGAGATTTTTGGATGAGCAGCTGGAAAAACTTCAAACTGACCATGTGGACATGTACCTTATGCACGCTCTCAACAAAGAGAGATGGGAAAAAATAAAGGCTTTGAGGTTCTTCGAATTCTTTGAAAAAGCAAAGGCACAAGGGAAAATAAGATTTGCAGGGTTTTCCTTCCATGACAAATACCCCACATTTAAAGAGATAGTGGATGGTTATGATGGATGGGATTTTTGCCAAATCCAATTAAACTACATGGATGTCAACTACCAGGTAGGCGTCAGAGGCTTAAAGTACCCTGCTTCCAAGGGACTTGCAGTAGTGATAATGGAACCACTAAAGGGTGGAAAACTTGCAAAACTACCACGGAAAGTGCAAGACATTCTCAAAAGAAGTGGGAAAAACTGGTCTGCAGTAGAGTGGAGTTTAAGATGGCTTGGAAACTTTCCGGAGGTTTCTGTTATACTAAGTGGAATGAGCACTTTGGAACATGTGAAAGAGAATGTTGAAATCATGAAAAATGTAACCCCCAACAACTTGACTGAAGAAGACTTGAAAATGATTGAGGAAGCAAGAAAGACACTGGGGTCTTTTGCAGTGATAAACTGCACAGAATGTGGCTACTGCATGCCGTGTCCAAGCGCTGTTGATATTCCCGAAAATTTCAGACTGTATAATGAAACTGTTATGTTTGGAGATTGGAAAGGTGGAAGAGGAATATACAAATGGCTTGAGGGACAAAAGACAGCTGCATCTTTTTGCAAAGAGTGTGGGGAGTGCCTTAGTAAGTGTCCGCAAAGATTAGAAATTCCTTCCCTTCTTAAAAAAGTTAACAGTGAACTGACAGAGGTGAAATGA